A part of Halodesulfovibrio marinisediminis DSM 17456 genomic DNA contains:
- a CDS encoding cytochrome c family protein — protein MQNQRVFLVALVLVLCVPCIAFAAKFVGSAACGECHEAEHSRFMQYSKKAKSWESIVVMAPKLTKAEQQECYECHTTGYKQGGFVSYEETPELSDVGCETCHGPGAAHAEDGDPDLIKRKPDPKDCTVCHSAARVNDFGFKPLVNSGAH, from the coding sequence ATGCAAAACCAGAGAGTCTTTCTTGTTGCTCTCGTATTGGTTCTGTGTGTGCCATGCATTGCTTTCGCAGCTAAGTTTGTGGGTTCGGCTGCATGTGGTGAATGTCATGAAGCAGAGCACAGTCGTTTTATGCAATACTCTAAAAAAGCAAAATCGTGGGAGAGTATTGTGGTTATGGCGCCAAAACTTACAAAGGCAGAGCAACAAGAGTGCTACGAATGTCATACGACAGGGTACAAGCAAGGGGGATTTGTTAGCTACGAAGAGACTCCGGAACTTTCAGATGTAGGGTGTGAAACATGTCATGGACCTGGTGCGGCACATGCTGAAGACGGCGATCCTGATTTAATCAAGCGTAAGCCTGATCCAAAAGATTGCACGGTATGCCATAGCGCTGCTCGTGTGAACGATTTTGGGTTTAAACCGCTTGTAAACAGTGGTGCACACTAG
- a CDS encoding methyl-accepting chemotaxis protein: protein MSIRTSLGAKISLLITFISFVVFAVLIGTSTYLQHDGMLEQLSQSLTQTSQLVQEAIERPMVVGNDEGTTGEFVRLGKEYPDMKVHLADFAGEVTYSTQEADIDKQIAELLPIDGFADVSKRALKQPVKENLIVSGGDSPVFVRVISIPNAPSCKHCHGASKPILGQLVITKDISGAMDTIALQMYENIAISFAGLLVLVLSVVFFIRKVVIRPIEQIASSSDAISNGDFNAHFLVNSEDELGNLSKNLGAMVDKLKVELGFSKGVLRGMTAPILICDVDRKVTSTNQQAIDLMGIAGTPVDYKGVAVSDFVVNDPCCDRIISDVMTSHRPSTGNEGVLENFAGEELTLIFDAAPIYDLDGKMLGVFVMITDMTTMRRQQSRVEEQNEKITQAANSARAISEQVSSASEELAAQIRQSSNGADEQQKLTGESASAMTQMNASVLEVARNASDAAELAASTQEKAVEGGQVVDQAVERIHAVADQAQALKEEMTVLGRRADGIGQIITVIEDIADQTNLLALNAAIEAARAGDAGRGFAVVADEVRKLAEKTMNATREVVEYVSAIQTSTQQNVEATERAVELVDDSTELATRSGEALKSIMKMVEATADQVRAIATASEEQSAASEQINSSVTVINDISEQTAAAMTESTVAVESVAQLAQDLNGIIENMRS, encoded by the coding sequence ATGTCGATACGGACTTCGTTAGGTGCGAAGATTTCGCTCTTAATTACCTTTATTTCGTTTGTTGTGTTCGCCGTTCTGATAGGCACTTCCACCTATTTGCAGCATGATGGAATGCTGGAACAACTGAGTCAGTCTTTGACGCAGACATCGCAACTGGTACAGGAAGCTATCGAGCGTCCGATGGTTGTCGGTAACGATGAAGGGACAACGGGAGAATTTGTTCGCCTCGGGAAAGAGTATCCTGATATGAAAGTTCATCTTGCAGATTTTGCAGGTGAAGTCACATATTCAACACAAGAGGCTGACATTGATAAGCAGATAGCAGAACTATTACCTATTGATGGTTTTGCGGATGTGTCAAAACGAGCATTAAAACAGCCTGTAAAAGAGAATCTGATTGTGAGCGGTGGCGACAGTCCTGTTTTTGTCAGAGTTATCTCAATTCCAAACGCGCCCTCCTGTAAGCACTGTCACGGTGCATCAAAACCAATTCTCGGACAGCTAGTTATTACGAAAGACATCTCAGGGGCTATGGATACAATCGCGTTGCAAATGTATGAGAACATCGCGATTTCATTTGCCGGACTTCTTGTTCTCGTCCTGAGTGTTGTGTTCTTCATTCGTAAAGTAGTTATTCGTCCTATTGAACAGATTGCTTCTTCTTCAGATGCCATTAGTAATGGTGATTTTAACGCACATTTCTTGGTGAACAGTGAAGACGAGCTTGGTAATTTGTCTAAAAACCTTGGTGCAATGGTTGATAAGCTCAAGGTTGAACTTGGTTTCTCCAAGGGCGTTTTGCGCGGCATGACGGCACCTATTCTTATCTGTGATGTTGACCGCAAGGTTACTTCGACAAACCAGCAAGCAATTGATTTGATGGGGATTGCTGGAACGCCGGTTGATTACAAGGGTGTTGCGGTCTCTGATTTTGTTGTTAACGATCCATGTTGTGATCGCATTATTAGTGATGTGATGACATCGCACAGACCTTCTACCGGTAATGAAGGTGTCTTGGAAAACTTTGCAGGTGAAGAACTCACCCTTATTTTTGATGCCGCGCCTATCTATGATCTGGATGGCAAGATGCTTGGTGTGTTTGTGATGATTACAGACATGACGACCATGCGTAGGCAACAAAGCAGAGTTGAAGAACAGAACGAGAAGATTACTCAGGCCGCAAATTCTGCACGTGCCATTTCAGAACAGGTATCTTCTGCTTCTGAAGAGCTTGCGGCGCAGATACGACAGTCGAGTAACGGTGCTGATGAACAGCAGAAGCTTACAGGTGAATCCGCAAGTGCCATGACGCAGATGAATGCATCTGTTCTTGAGGTTGCCCGTAACGCATCGGATGCAGCCGAACTAGCAGCATCGACACAGGAAAAAGCTGTTGAAGGTGGTCAGGTTGTTGATCAGGCAGTGGAGAGAATTCATGCTGTTGCTGACCAAGCTCAGGCTTTGAAAGAAGAGATGACTGTACTCGGTCGTCGTGCAGATGGTATTGGTCAGATTATTACCGTGATTGAAGATATTGCAGACCAGACAAACTTGCTTGCATTAAACGCCGCTATTGAAGCTGCTCGAGCAGGTGATGCGGGCCGCGGTTTTGCTGTTGTTGCGGATGAAGTGCGCAAACTTGCAGAAAAGACAATGAATGCTACTCGCGAAGTTGTTGAGTATGTAAGTGCAATTCAGACAAGCACACAGCAGAACGTTGAGGCTACAGAACGAGCTGTAGAGCTTGTGGATGATTCTACCGAGCTTGCAACCCGTTCTGGTGAGGCATTAAAATCAATTATGAAAATGGTTGAAGCAACTGCTGATCAGGTTCGTGCAATTGCTACTGCATCAGAAGAGCAGTCTGCTGCAAGTGAACAGATTAATAGTTCTGTTACGGTAATTAATGACATCTCTGAACAGACAGCTGCTGCCATGACAGAATCTACTGTAGCGGTAGAATCGGTTGCACAGCTTGCACAGGATTTGAATGGTATTATTGAGAATATGCGTTCCTAG
- the tgt gene encoding tRNA guanosine(34) transglycosylase Tgt, producing MAKIGEFTLHATDGAARTGELQTAHGVVQTPIFMPVGTVGSVKGIAPDDLNNIGAEIILGNTYHLYLRPGDDLVARHGGLQKFNSWNKPILTDSGGFQVFSLSDLRKIKEEGVTFRSHLDGSKHLFTPEKVIQIQRNLNSDIMMVLDECVGFGADKEYTARSLEMTTRWAKRCREEYPRGAGDNLLFAITQGGFFKDLRERSIAQLTSEDFDGFALGGLSVGESKEKMMEILYHSAPLLPKDKPRYLMGVGTPLDIINGINAGIDMFDCVLPTRNARNGTLYTSQGKISIKRKEYAEDDGPLDPNCNCYTCRTFSRAYLRHLFQAKELLSFRLNSIHNLTYFLDTVRGARKAIREGRFAEYKKSYEAIYPNEVV from the coding sequence ATGGCAAAAATCGGAGAATTTACATTACACGCAACGGACGGAGCTGCCCGTACAGGTGAACTGCAAACTGCGCACGGCGTAGTGCAGACGCCTATCTTTATGCCTGTGGGCACGGTAGGCAGCGTTAAGGGCATTGCTCCTGACGACTTGAACAATATTGGCGCTGAGATCATTCTCGGCAACACCTACCACTTATACCTTCGTCCGGGCGACGATCTTGTTGCACGCCATGGCGGTCTGCAAAAGTTCAATTCCTGGAACAAACCAATCCTCACGGACAGTGGCGGATTTCAGGTATTCAGCCTCAGCGATTTACGAAAAATCAAAGAAGAAGGCGTCACCTTCCGCTCCCATCTGGATGGTTCCAAGCATCTTTTCACACCGGAAAAAGTTATCCAGATTCAGCGCAACCTGAACTCTGACATCATGATGGTGCTGGATGAATGCGTAGGCTTTGGCGCTGACAAAGAATACACTGCCCGCTCCTTGGAAATGACCACCCGCTGGGCAAAACGCTGTCGTGAAGAATACCCTCGTGGCGCCGGAGACAACCTTCTCTTCGCTATCACACAGGGCGGCTTCTTCAAAGACTTACGTGAACGCTCCATTGCACAGCTGACCTCTGAAGATTTCGACGGCTTCGCACTTGGCGGTCTGTCTGTTGGTGAAAGCAAAGAGAAGATGATGGAAATCTTATACCATTCCGCTCCTCTGCTTCCAAAAGACAAACCACGCTACCTTATGGGCGTCGGTACCCCGCTCGACATTATCAACGGTATTAACGCCGGCATTGATATGTTCGACTGCGTTCTGCCTACCCGTAACGCACGTAACGGCACTCTCTACACCTCACAGGGTAAAATCAGCATCAAGCGCAAAGAGTATGCCGAAGATGACGGACCGCTTGATCCGAACTGTAACTGTTACACTTGCCGCACATTCTCCCGTGCGTACTTGCGTCATCTGTTCCAGGCAAAAGAGCTGCTCTCTTTCCGTCTGAACTCTATCCACAACCTTACCTACTTCCTCGACACTGTTCGTGGAGCACGTAAGGCTATTCGTGAAGGTAGATTTGCAGAGTACAAAAAGTCTTACGAAGCTATTTATCCTAACGAAGTCGTATAA
- a CDS encoding SPFH domain-containing protein: MTSLITSIVIAVLVLITLIKTAVVVPQRSSYVIERLGKYSKTLEAGLHILIPFVDKVAYRRSTKEEILNIPSQSCITSDNVVVEIDGVLYIQVQDVMKSCYGVNDYYLAAGQLAQTSLRSAIGKISLDKTFEERDSINAAVVSAIDEAAREWGIKVMRYEIQDITPPETVMHAMEQQMKAEREKRAEIASSEGDRQSRINRAEGLKQEAIELSEGEKQKKINEAAGQAEEIMLIAEATAKGITMIADAMAAPGGAEAAKLKIAEQFINEFGKMAEKSNTMIVPADMANVGGMVASATEILNNVKLQK; the protein is encoded by the coding sequence ATGACCAGTCTTATCACCTCTATTGTTATCGCCGTTCTTGTTCTCATTACGCTGATTAAAACGGCTGTTGTCGTGCCACAAAGAAGCTCCTACGTTATTGAACGATTAGGTAAGTACTCCAAAACCCTTGAAGCCGGTCTGCATATCCTCATTCCTTTTGTAGACAAGGTAGCCTACCGCCGCTCTACCAAAGAAGAGATCTTAAACATCCCATCTCAGTCCTGCATTACCAGCGACAACGTTGTGGTTGAAATCGACGGTGTCCTCTACATTCAGGTACAAGATGTTATGAAATCCTGCTACGGCGTAAACGACTACTACCTTGCGGCAGGTCAATTGGCACAAACTTCCCTGCGCTCTGCTATCGGTAAAATCAGCCTTGATAAAACCTTTGAAGAACGTGACAGCATCAACGCCGCGGTTGTGAGTGCTATTGACGAAGCTGCACGCGAATGGGGCATCAAAGTTATGCGCTACGAAATTCAGGACATCACACCTCCTGAAACTGTAATGCATGCCATGGAACAACAAATGAAAGCTGAACGCGAAAAACGTGCAGAAATCGCAAGTTCTGAAGGCGACAGACAGTCCCGTATCAACCGTGCAGAAGGCTTAAAACAGGAAGCAATTGAACTTTCTGAAGGTGAAAAGCAGAAAAAAATTAACGAAGCAGCCGGTCAAGCTGAAGAAATCATGCTTATTGCAGAAGCTACTGCAAAAGGTATAACCATGATTGCAGATGCTATGGCTGCACCGGGCGGTGCTGAAGCTGCTAAGCTGAAAATTGCAGAACAGTTCATTAACGAGTTCGGTAAAATGGCTGAGAAATCAAATACCATGATCGTTCCGGCCGACATGGCAAACGTAGGCGGCATGGTCGCTTCTGCCACTGAAATTTTAAACAACGTTAAACTCCAAAAATAA
- a CDS encoding NfeD family protein: MFTMDFDVNFLWLGWFALAVAFFLIEIFTPTFIIIFFSAGALFAGCAALLDQSLTFQVVTFFCASVALLTLLRKQMPKIFGQTSSDDEVFKDAAINATAIVVESISSTISGRVKYQGTFWNAEADEAIPSGSTVTILARKESDPNTFIVKKD, from the coding sequence ATGTTTACCATGGATTTTGATGTCAATTTTCTCTGGCTGGGCTGGTTTGCGTTAGCAGTTGCCTTCTTTCTTATTGAAATATTTACGCCAACCTTCATTATTATTTTCTTTTCAGCCGGAGCCTTGTTTGCAGGCTGTGCAGCATTGCTGGATCAGTCTCTGACCTTCCAAGTTGTAACATTTTTCTGTGCTTCTGTTGCATTGTTAACTCTTCTGCGAAAACAAATGCCAAAGATATTTGGTCAGACTTCTTCTGATGATGAAGTCTTCAAAGATGCAGCTATAAACGCAACCGCAATCGTTGTTGAATCAATTTCAAGCACGATCAGCGGACGCGTAAAATATCAGGGTACATTCTGGAACGCCGAGGCAGACGAAGCTATTCCTTCCGGTTCTACTGTAACCATTCTCGCCCGCAAAGAATCTGACCCCAATACTTTCATTGTTAAAAAGGATTAA
- a CDS encoding AsmA family protein, with protein MKKIFLLMLLSGVIAFGISSYTTVSINPILKKTAHYIGPKVMGTRVQLEDAKLSTLSGYGTIHNVYLANPVGFPRGHCIQIGEIDINMLPSSIGTGTIIIDNLTIKAMDISHITNRKENNFDILLQNLRNKLPEPREFPPNPSKDIDYKKVIGNRYIIKNVHVITPSVSGSMPKPQKANFSVIMDDMHFTDIGEAENGVPFLVALEQILTKIEHNVEYAIMDTHFRYKDR; from the coding sequence ATGAAAAAGATTTTCTTATTAATGCTGCTTTCCGGCGTAATAGCATTCGGAATTAGCTCGTACACAACGGTTTCCATAAATCCAATCCTAAAAAAAACAGCACATTACATAGGGCCTAAAGTCATGGGCACTCGAGTGCAGCTTGAGGATGCCAAACTGTCCACTCTTTCCGGATATGGGACCATCCACAATGTATACCTTGCCAATCCTGTCGGATTCCCCCGCGGGCACTGCATCCAAATAGGGGAAATAGATATAAACATGCTCCCATCATCCATTGGCACTGGAACCATCATCATTGATAACCTTACGATTAAAGCAATGGATATCTCGCATATAACCAATCGCAAAGAAAACAACTTTGATATCCTGCTCCAAAACTTACGAAACAAACTTCCAGAACCACGTGAATTTCCGCCTAATCCGTCAAAAGACATTGACTACAAGAAAGTTATCGGAAACCGATATATCATTAAGAATGTACACGTCATTACCCCTTCTGTTAGCGGCTCTATGCCTAAACCGCAAAAAGCCAACTTCAGTGTAATAATGGATGACATGCATTTTACTGATATAGGAGAAGCGGAAAACGGTGTTCCATTTTTAGTAGCCCTTGAACAAATCCTTACTAAAATCGAGCATAATGTTGAGTACGCTATTATGGACACTCATTTTCGCTATAAAGATAGATAA
- a CDS encoding BPL-N domain-containing protein, producing MSSIYILWDESHLWGLLVWRALEAMKLPYCIVRGEEIAQGLLSCNPPALLLAPGGNARLKANALGSKGIEEIRKYVANGGKYLGFCGGAGLGLTGKNGLNLCPWERAKFTNRMQHFVSGHLHSSIGANITHAADLIPDNFPEKPALPVWWPARFSPKENTDVEILASYSTPGNDFWIADLPLNTLPPGTFNEWESLYGIKLRPEFLEGQPCILTGKFGKGRYVLSYTHLETPNSPEANAWLAHIINTLTEGTITAKQTLVTDWHPATETPQWTDEQLLEAKGIFDDIVTIGKNHCLFFARNSWLIGWRAGIPGANLNNLYNSLCSAVSMKPTPAAQEFWNDASEDFMRNLNIFYEGVKGYLLAERLAMTLSKTFPETVSSESLRNQRTALFGPPMASGGVYLELLNTLDHLVYLLLPHTIES from the coding sequence ATGTCAAGCATCTATATATTATGGGACGAATCCCACCTATGGGGTCTACTCGTCTGGCGGGCACTGGAAGCAATGAAACTTCCATACTGCATTGTGCGGGGAGAAGAAATAGCGCAGGGTTTGCTTTCTTGCAACCCACCAGCCTTACTTCTTGCTCCTGGCGGCAATGCCAGGCTCAAAGCAAACGCCCTTGGCTCCAAAGGAATTGAAGAAATACGTAAATATGTTGCTAATGGCGGCAAGTACCTTGGCTTCTGCGGTGGCGCAGGACTTGGTCTTACCGGTAAAAACGGGCTTAATCTTTGCCCGTGGGAACGCGCCAAATTTACCAACCGCATGCAACATTTTGTAAGCGGTCATCTTCATTCTTCTATCGGTGCAAACATTACTCACGCCGCCGACCTGATTCCAGATAATTTTCCGGAAAAACCAGCGCTTCCAGTCTGGTGGCCAGCCAGATTCTCCCCAAAAGAAAATACCGACGTTGAAATCCTAGCCAGCTACTCAACTCCGGGTAATGACTTTTGGATTGCCGACCTGCCGCTAAACACCTTGCCGCCAGGAACCTTCAACGAATGGGAATCACTGTACGGCATCAAACTTCGCCCAGAATTCCTCGAAGGACAACCATGCATTCTTACAGGAAAATTCGGGAAAGGTCGCTATGTACTAAGCTACACGCACCTTGAGACTCCGAATTCTCCTGAAGCAAACGCTTGGCTTGCCCATATTATCAATACACTTACCGAAGGCACGATTACAGCAAAACAAACGTTGGTAACAGACTGGCACCCAGCAACTGAAACGCCGCAATGGACGGACGAACAGTTGCTGGAAGCAAAAGGGATATTTGACGATATTGTTACAATTGGCAAGAACCATTGTTTATTCTTTGCAAGAAATTCATGGCTTATCGGATGGCGAGCTGGAATTCCGGGTGCAAACCTGAACAACCTTTATAACAGCTTATGCTCTGCCGTTTCAATGAAGCCAACCCCTGCAGCTCAAGAATTCTGGAACGACGCCTCTGAAGATTTTATGCGCAATCTGAACATCTTTTATGAAGGAGTGAAAGGATACCTCCTGGCTGAACGTCTTGCTATGACCCTTTCAAAAACATTCCCTGAAACAGTTTCATCGGAATCGCTTCGCAACCAACGGACAGCCTTATTTGGCCCCCCTATGGCCAGCGGCGGAGTATATCTGGAACTTCTTAATACGTTAGATCACCTTGTATATCTTTTGTTGCCACACACTATCGAGTCGTAA
- a CDS encoding valine--tRNA ligase, with the protein MAENALSKGYESQTVEDQWRKYWEENNVFTPDMDAEGEPYSIVIPPPNVTGALHMGHALNLTLQDILCRYQRQKGKKVLWVPGTDHAGIATQNVVERKLATEGLGRHDLGREKFVERVWEWREEYGSRILNQVRKMGASVDWTRERFTMDEGLSKAVRKVFVELHEQDLIYKGDYIINWCPRCHTALADDEVDHANEPGALHYVKYPLADGSGELIIATTRPETMLADTAIAVNPDDERFNHLIGKKAILPLVGRELDIIGDSYVDIEFGTGCLKVTPAHDHNDWELGRKHGLEVMNILNEDGTLNEDTGEYAGLTCVEARVKILEALKAEGFLDRIEEHEHSVGHCYRCKTIVEPYVSTQWFVAMTKLAPRARAAVPELTQIFPESWIKTYNHWLDNIRDWCISRQIWWGHRIPAWTCQDCGELIVSTEDPTTCKCGSKNLVQDEDVLDTWFSSALWPFTTMGWPEKTKELDTFYPTSVLVTGFDILFFWVARMMMMGLHFMDEVPFHHVYIHALVRDEQGKKMSKSTGNVIDPVEMIDKYGCDSLRFTLTSFAAMGRDIKLSEQRIDGYRNFCNKIWNAARFALMNLPEGKPKTFAFDEIDGVHHRWILSRLESVKKDMDNAITSYHFNESAQIMYKFIWNEFCDWYLELIKPDMRAGGERAEKAQFVLWTVLQEMMVILHPIMPFITAQVWSVLPGMENKDIATELYPEMRPACENAEAEAAMNLIQETIVAIRTIKAELNVAPQTRLSVLVRTASDEAKALYEDAMEVMQALARLDGVELGADVEAPKASASSVVQGNEVIVPLEGLVNFEDELARLDKELGKVEKDLKQASGKLRNESFVNNAPAAIVEKEKARAAELEDTQQKLLKLKKRLVDAMG; encoded by the coding sequence ATGGCGGAAAACGCTCTTTCTAAGGGTTATGAATCTCAAACAGTTGAAGACCAGTGGCGTAAGTACTGGGAAGAAAACAACGTGTTCACACCGGATATGGATGCCGAAGGTGAACCATATTCTATTGTTATTCCGCCACCAAACGTCACCGGTGCTCTGCACATGGGGCACGCTCTTAACCTTACTTTGCAGGATATTCTTTGCCGCTACCAGCGTCAGAAAGGTAAAAAAGTTCTGTGGGTACCGGGTACTGACCACGCAGGTATTGCTACTCAGAACGTTGTAGAGCGTAAGCTTGCAACTGAGGGGCTTGGTCGTCACGATCTTGGCCGTGAAAAATTTGTTGAACGTGTATGGGAATGGCGTGAAGAGTACGGCAGCCGTATTCTTAATCAGGTTCGCAAAATGGGTGCATCCGTTGACTGGACCCGTGAACGCTTCACCATGGACGAAGGTCTTTCCAAAGCTGTTCGTAAAGTTTTCGTAGAACTTCACGAGCAGGATCTCATTTATAAAGGCGACTACATCATCAACTGGTGTCCTCGCTGTCACACTGCTCTTGCTGATGACGAAGTAGATCACGCTAACGAACCAGGTGCTCTGCACTACGTTAAATACCCGCTTGCGGATGGCTCCGGCGAACTCATTATCGCAACCACCCGTCCTGAAACTATGCTTGCGGATACCGCGATTGCTGTTAACCCTGATGATGAGCGTTTCAACCATCTCATCGGTAAGAAAGCAATTCTTCCGCTTGTGGGTCGTGAACTCGACATCATCGGTGACAGTTACGTAGACATCGAATTTGGTACAGGTTGTCTTAAAGTTACCCCTGCGCATGACCATAATGACTGGGAGCTCGGTCGCAAACATGGTCTTGAGGTAATGAATATCCTCAACGAAGACGGTACTCTTAACGAAGATACCGGTGAATACGCAGGCCTTACTTGCGTTGAAGCACGTGTAAAAATCCTCGAAGCACTGAAAGCTGAAGGCTTCCTCGATCGAATCGAAGAACATGAGCACAGTGTTGGTCACTGTTACCGTTGTAAAACTATTGTTGAGCCGTACGTATCCACTCAGTGGTTCGTAGCAATGACTAAACTTGCTCCACGTGCTCGTGCAGCTGTACCTGAACTTACTCAGATTTTCCCAGAGTCTTGGATTAAGACTTATAACCACTGGCTCGATAACATTCGTGACTGGTGTATTTCCCGTCAGATATGGTGGGGACACCGTATTCCGGCTTGGACATGTCAGGATTGTGGTGAGCTTATTGTATCTACAGAAGATCCAACCACCTGTAAGTGTGGTTCCAAGAATCTTGTACAGGACGAAGACGTTCTCGATACCTGGTTCTCTTCTGCTCTCTGGCCTTTCACCACTATGGGCTGGCCTGAAAAAACTAAAGAGCTCGATACATTCTACCCGACTTCTGTACTTGTTACCGGTTTTGACATCCTCTTCTTCTGGGTTGCCCGTATGATGATGATGGGTCTGCACTTTATGGACGAAGTACCGTTCCATCATGTGTACATCCACGCTCTCGTACGTGACGAGCAGGGCAAGAAAATGTCCAAATCTACAGGTAACGTTATCGACCCGGTTGAGATGATCGACAAGTATGGTTGTGACTCCCTGCGCTTTACTCTGACTTCATTCGCAGCAATGGGGCGTGACATTAAGTTGTCTGAGCAGCGCATCGACGGTTACCGTAACTTCTGTAACAAAATTTGGAACGCAGCTCGTTTCGCGCTGATGAACCTGCCGGAAGGAAAGCCTAAGACTTTCGCATTTGACGAAATCGACGGCGTACATCACCGCTGGATTCTTTCTCGTCTTGAATCTGTGAAGAAAGATATGGATAACGCTATTACAAGCTACCATTTCAACGAATCTGCTCAGATCATGTACAAGTTTATCTGGAACGAGTTCTGCGACTGGTACCTTGAGCTTATCAAGCCTGATATGCGTGCAGGCGGCGAGCGTGCAGAAAAAGCACAGTTTGTACTCTGGACTGTTTTGCAGGAAATGATGGTTATCCTTCACCCAATCATGCCATTCATTACCGCACAGGTATGGAGCGTGCTGCCGGGTATGGAAAACAAAGACATCGCAACTGAGTTGTATCCTGAAATGCGTCCTGCATGTGAAAATGCCGAAGCTGAAGCTGCAATGAACCTCATTCAGGAAACAATTGTTGCAATTCGTACCATTAAAGCAGAGCTCAATGTTGCTCCGCAGACTCGTCTCAGTGTGCTTGTTCGTACTGCATCTGATGAAGCAAAAGCACTGTACGAAGATGCAATGGAAGTAATGCAGGCTCTCGCTCGTCTCGATGGCGTTGAACTTGGCGCAGACGTTGAAGCACCAAAAGCTTCTGCTTCCAGCGTAGTTCAGGGTAACGAGGTTATCGTACCTCTCGAAGGTCTCGTAAACTTTGAAGACGAACTTGCCCGTCTTGATAAAGAGCTCGGTAAAGTTGAAAAAGATCTCAAACAGGCTTCCGGCAAGCTTCGTAACGAAAGCTTTGTTAACAACGCTCCGGCTGCTATTGTTGAAAAAGAGAAAGCTCGCGCTGCCGAACTTGAAGATACCCAGCAGAAACTGCTTAAGCTTAAGAAGCGTCTTGTTGACGCAATGGGCTAG